In Argiope bruennichi chromosome X1, qqArgBrue1.1, whole genome shotgun sequence, the genomic stretch TTTCACTCAGAACTTCTCTTTCTTTAAGATCATCATTTGTCATTACAATCAGTGGCCCATTTTACAATAAACAACATTTCTCAGGGAAACATTCACAAAGAAGTTTCACTCCTTCATGAAAAACATTAGTTACTTCTGCATTTGTGATCATGCATCCAATAGGTATTCCACCAACTACAcctggagaaataaaaaagtaaacacgATGATTTAATCTGTCCATGTGGCCAAATGCATCAACCATTGTCAATTCTTGAACACTGCTAAGTAAATCTATGCTTCGTTTCATTATCAGAATCACTACAGCAATCACCAAActgttcttttcttttgaaaaagcagTTTTGCAGAATGGCTGTTGATTATgagaggaaatatatttttcaatttctctgaTGATATTGCTTTCTTTTCGTGATCCATAGATTTTCCTAAATTCATTATTTAGCAAGTGATTTATGACAGATAATGAAGGTAGCTTAGAACTGTCCATGCATGCTTCTTCATAATCTTCCTTACTCTGAAGTTCTAATTCCATTTGCAACATTGGTCTTGCAGTAGCTGCTGTATGCCCTAATTCAAACAACTCTATCAGACACTTTCGCGTTAGTTTTGATAATGGTCTGAACTTTTTAACAGCAGCACTATCAAGCAAATGATTATGAGAGTACAGAAACTCGCATAATGCAGGAAACTCTATAACTTTTGGGAGTAGTTCTTTGTATTTTGGTAGTGAAAAAtacctgtaataaaaaaaatttgagtattttaCCATGAATATATTAAacgtcaaaaataaaagcaaagaaaatttaagtttttcaaaatatgataattcataataatattagagataaaaaattattattgaaaatataagaaattgatattgaaaaataaattagtgaaTGAAGGAGATATTAAGTATTATCacatatgaagaaaaatgtaatttgatttaaaaaacatagttttataaatatataagtgaCAAATAAATCCAACAATCACactaaataaaaatgtcttatctCAATCTTTTGACAACTCATGATAAAATAGTTAATAactttttagttataaatttcattttatatttaaaatatgaaatattagataATACTGGATTATGAAACTATTGAAGTTTGCTGTAAAGGAATTACATAAAGGCTAGAAacttaaaaatacagaaatttaaggGCAATCCTTATCTCTGGGAAATTCTTAAAAAGTCAAACTATGGAAATGATGTTCATGCATTTTAAGacatgccaaaaatatgtttttttaaaattattttttttataacagagtTCAAAAGCCAGTGCTTACCACTGTACATCAAGTATTTGCAATCTGTTTCTCCATAAATATAATCTATGTTtcattgattatatattattattcatatattattatatatattattcatcaaatttaaataattaaaatttacctttgaatagtaattttaagaacTGCAGGGCAtccagtatttttactttctttcatatgTTTTGATAcctgcaaaaatagtttttatataattatcaataatgagAGCATTAAGTGTTGATAAATTCCAgtagaagaaaatgaatattatttattaagctatgaagtgatgtttttaaataataataaaccaatctaaagtatttattttttattttaacaatatttaaaatgtgtttaaaaatcataaatttattaaaattataaaaaaaaaatcaatattttatttcaatttttcaatcaatatttttataataaaacataaagtgtctaaaataacacatttgaagcaataaaatattagttattacttGTTGCACATTGTGCTGGCATCTACAGTCACCTTTATAAACATTAAGGCGCCCAGTTTATTCGAGTGTTCTCTGAACACGCCAAACTACTTCTGATCtttgttcatattctttaatccattcctaaaatatgtgttacaaaaatcaagaaataagtattcaaaagagatgtataaactatttatatatttataaatcttgatattaaattaataactaatatcaagattaataactagattgttaataactatatcaatctaaatatcttaataaatacatcacatttgcagatagacatcttatggtaataattttaatatgaaattaaaaactaaatctctccttgtgttattttattttacatgcatattcaataagaattataatgatttctataccGTTTAATGTCATctatatatcttaataaatatagtatatttgcatatagatattttatggtaataattttaacatggaattgaattaaaaaattggccGAACATTTTccgtaaaataaaagtttgattttcaagttttattttaataatacttcacagaaaaattgctatctatgctaattctttatttataagatCAGAAATACGAAAAATAGCTCCATTCTTAgcaatctcaattattttatacctGTATTTCTCTGGAAGAATTAATTTCtccattttaagtaaaaaagtaCGCAGAAACTAAACAACAAAGAAATCGACCAATCAGAGTATGTGGGTATCCTTTaccatagagttagtctgtacaagtTGCGAACTCGCACCAAAAACGCCCCAAGAATAATTCCAccgtaacaaaagaaaaaaaaatccttcatttctttttcaaaaaaaaaaaaaaaaaaaacaaactgaaacagcttttattaaacaaaaagacCAAGAGGTCGCTCCACAGGACCAGCAGCGAGTAAACTGATTGATATTAATTGTAAACAAGACCTATGCGTTTTCTTCAAATTCACATTGGAACTTAAGGAAATGctcataaaaattcttaaaatcaagAGAACCCTTGAAAAATTTCCACTGAAGACATTGCctcaaaattgtatttcttttcgaAATGTGTCGTCTTATtaacttaaaacatatttttccgtaacctttcttcttatttaatggatatttaatacaaattataattaatcatatttataaaatgattaattaatatgaattccatttcatattttatgagctttcctttatttattatttcattacagcgaatgctgaaaaaaaaatgacattgtgTTAATCTTTCAGTACAAACGAAAAATTTCAGACTATTTATTTTGGTCAGTGGCCTTTACTTTTAATCACTTTTATTGCTGTTTTTACAGGATTCTGAATTTCCAGATATTAATGAAtcgtgaaattatttaaaagtacttttggcctgatgatttttttttttggggggggaatGAATTTTTGATGTTGATATTAATACATCATCTTCAAAACTAGTGGTTTactgattttgaagaaaatttaatagtaatgtCGTAACTTATATTCCTTTACAGAAAACCTCTTGAATaatatggaaacatatttttcattaatatctaaTGTgcactgtttttgaaaaaaaagtgtttttaaaagtgCTTCTTTATATGATTGTATGAATGCAATATCTTTAttgtcagagaaaaaaaaatattctgttaatgattatatttcaatttacaatCCCAGAACAgcttatatctattttttttatagtttctaagTTCAGCATTTCTGTTTGTTTTGTCTTAATATGTTAACAGGaactgatataataaataaaattgtattctgCTATTGCTAATTTTAAGTTATGATGGGAGaacttttcaattttgtaaaataaagtttagttttactgaaagttagatttttattttatagctagACATAAAATGCATTGATGAATTGAAGCATccaatatataactaaaaatattagcattaggtaatttatttggcttaattttgatacttttttttcctattatacaTAATAGAATAAGCTTCTTTATATAATCTTTCTgtagaagtattttctataatatgattagAGTTAAGAGTAGATATtattaaatcagaatttaaactTAAACATTTTGGACTTATATTTCGCATTTTCTGCAATTCCACTTTAAATATACTTATAGCTCGCTAATTTTTATGGAGTAAAAATCCTATTCCCAAAACTAAATCATGTTCCTATATCATAAAAACATACACATTCAAGATGCTATCAGGGAACTTcatatgttttgtatttattttcctttacacAATTAAGTTCAGCAAAAATTGTAAAGTAATACAGTAATATGGATTACTTTACAATTTTGTAAAGTATTACATACTTACTTTAGtataatttattagtttagtaaataaaaatttcatgtgtTAATTCATTTGTGCACTTTTTAATTACTTATGCTATCAAATCAATAAGAATTTGGCACTTGATATGTGGCTACATTTCTATTTTTCCGAATGTTATTgcttctttcaaaattctttttaaaaagaagaaaaaaatctaaattgtatGTATTAATATtggtataaaatattgtaatatttcatacatagtactaagtattcaaaaattgattattccaAAACAGTTGCAGTATTGATAATTTGAatctcaaacattttttaattataaagactaTTATTTGTGAAAAGATATATTAGTGTACAAACTACttaggtaaataaatattttattaatttttatttctcaaattgtAATTATGGTAGCCAAGTACCTATTTACGATgtgaatttattaaagtttagactaaaaattgtaaagtaatataataatatgtattatttattttctttagtataatttattagtttagtaaataaaaattttatatgttgatTCATTTGtgcactttttaattatttatattatgctaTCAAACCAATAATAATTTGGCACTTGATATGTGGctacatttctatttttcttattgttattgcttctttcaaaattcaacattATCTTGTTATGTAACTATAGACTTTTCAGGATATTATATTCACACTCCTTAACACAAAAAAGTAACTGTTGCATGATTGagcaagtaaaattaatattttcctaactataatttatttgctccaattttaatttttcttctatgtattcttaaaacttcattttgccatatttcaaaaagtttgtaTAATAAAACTACTGGGTGGCCATGAAATAATGGCATCTTTTTCTTTGAAGGCAACTTCAGCTAAAACTAATAAATAGAATGAAGCCAAATTCCAGTAATGCTCTTtgagaaaggggaaaaaaaaaagtttctatataGAGACATATTGGTACTATTGGAACTAAAACATTAGGATCCCAAGGCTCATGTGGAACATTTTCAATGTGGCGCCCTTTCCTTTATGCAATATATTATGCTGGCaacatttttttgtgaaatttagtACCTTGTACCTTCCATTGTCTATATATGCAATTTGATTTCATTCTGTTcattacaaaaatacaattttttgcaactttaaatcagtaacagctgctatttattttcaaataacacttaataactttattaagtgaaaatattttaagtatatttacaattatgttataatttatgtatgattaatttgttacaaaaaattatgaataaagtaTGAATTGaaatatggttttattttatgcattaaaaaggttcatCATATTTTATAGCTTATTTACTGAGATTTATCTATTAAGTAATACAACTCTGTTTTATTTGTCTAGATGAGGGAATAACTTGcagtaacaaaaattttattctacaactttagaaatttataatatattgctcTATATTAGAATAtagtaaagtaaatattaatcaaacattaactctgaattaattaaaaataataaatctcaaaatactctcaataaaatcaaaattcacaCAAGAAAACTATTGCTTGAATAAAGGTTTGGCTTCATATATGTgtatttatttactcaaaatgCCATGCCTATTATACCTCTATAATATAAATGCTATTGCTTATCTTTTGTGTTTTGATCAGTCAAGCTTCATTTAAGTTAGAAATAAAGAGAGGgattaaatacttttcttgagtaattaataaactttgtgatatcaaattatttttacagttagcactttcaaaaattatttttctaaatttatgttaatgttattttacttattttttaaaaatacggaTGACTGATATCATTAACTTTCGGTGGGGGTTCTTATCTTACTGTGGATGGTTGAAAAGAGGTTATCACTAAGTAGTAAACAATATTTTGTCCACATATCTTCAGAAATTTACATATGTTGATAATAAATCTAACACACTGCAATTTCTGTAATATAGATGAGCATTTCATTGGCaattgatacaaaataaattatctgtaatttttaagCAGTTGGTAAGCATGACAATGAATATGAGCAAAACATTATCAtcaattgtataaataaatccTACATCAAATGGGGCCTGAACGCATGGCTTGAATTTAGTTaggtaaaaacatttattaaaatacaaaatcttgttattttttatttctgcaagatttttaaattatattttctattgaaatatgaaaggaattcaagtatatttattattactgaagGTTACTTAATACAATggtatctttttataaaaatatttttgtatgcaaaaattgaaagaaaaagtttattttcaatcaaaattaaaaatgctagtAAAAAAATCCATTACGATGAATgggtatacatatttaaaattacttttctttttattctgtaacagaaatgatttcattgtatgctgaaaagaaaagcactgaaaacattgtttttatattatttataacatctgagcagaaaaagaatatatataataaaataccatttttttgcattatatctaAGAATTTTGTTaaggataaatttttttacttcaaattttatatttaatatcttttaaaatattatcaacattTCATGTCGTaaagatttatttgtatataCATATAGTTGGtgattttccaataaaaaattccgtttcacttttaaaaaaatatgtgattgatttgatttttaattcaaataccagCTATTCTTGTATATAAAAGGTCAATTAAATATTCCTAATGTAATGCACACgcaaaatctttaaatacaattCTTTAGCTTAACCCTCTGGGAATTAACTCAGCCATAAATACTAGAGTTTTGACTAACTTCAAGAATCAGagggttaaatttattaaactatttaatatgtttaaattacatatttatgctttatttacaatatatatatagtaatattttgtgCAATCAGTTTTAGTTACATTCCTCTTTAAATATCCCTTAGgaatcattcatatattttataaattagcatttcaactaatttataaaatataaaaaaataatagaattagtTAATAACAAGTTaaagtcataaaataattttaggtattatcaaattaacaattatttaattaaaaggacaCTTGATCCATAGattcaataatttgtttaaaatagtttcaaaaataaaatcttactctcattgcattaaaaaaaaattt encodes the following:
- the LOC129958980 gene encoding uncharacterized protein LOC129958980, whose product is MKESKNTGCPAVLKITIQRYFSLPKYKELLPKVIEFPALCEFLYSHNHLLDSAAVKKFRPLSKLTRKCLIELFELGHTAATARPMLQMELELQSKEDYEEACMDSSKLPSLSVINHLLNNEFRKIYGSRKESNIIREIEKYISSHNQQPFCKTAFSKEKNSLVIAVVILIMKRSIDLLSSVQELTMVDAFGHMDRLNHRVYFFISPGVVGGIPIGCMITNAEVTNVFHEGVKLLCECFPEKCCLL